One genomic window of Pirellulales bacterium includes the following:
- a CDS encoding MFS transporter — MPDSTSTIARTAWLIVLLLMPVAMLNYLDRQMLASMQTSVMDSIPTLGEAENREELWGFMLGQFKWVYAAFSLIGGYIADRFSRRYTICGSLFVWSAVTWWTGHVTTYNELLWTRSLMGISEAFYIPAALALITDYHTGQTRSRAVSLHQMAIYLGVIIGGFGGYIAANPNLGWRLAFTASGVGGMLYAIPLVLFLRDAENSNERQAAPKISPFAAGRALFANVSFLLLILYFTLPAMAGWVVRDWMPAILQKEFKIDQGLAGVSATLYWQVAAIIGVAIGGWLADYWMQTNYRGRIYVSAIGMCLIVAAIFGVGNAGSLTVAIAFLVVFGLGWGFFDCNNMPILSQIVGPHLRATGYGIMNFFSISIGGLADWGFGILRDRQVPLSVIFGVFASLAIVSVFLVLLIRPRPELAARENAS; from the coding sequence ATGCCCGACTCGACTTCGACGATCGCCCGAACGGCCTGGCTGATCGTGTTGCTGCTCATGCCGGTGGCGATGTTGAATTACCTCGACCGGCAGATGCTCGCGTCGATGCAAACTTCGGTGATGGACTCGATTCCGACGCTTGGTGAAGCGGAGAATCGCGAGGAGCTATGGGGCTTCATGCTCGGCCAGTTCAAGTGGGTCTACGCGGCATTCAGTCTGATCGGTGGATACATTGCCGATCGATTTAGCCGCCGCTACACGATTTGCGGCAGCTTGTTCGTTTGGTCGGCAGTCACGTGGTGGACCGGTCACGTGACGACTTACAACGAACTACTCTGGACACGCTCGCTGATGGGCATTAGCGAGGCATTCTATATCCCGGCGGCGCTTGCGCTCATCACCGATTACCACACTGGCCAAACCCGCTCGCGGGCCGTGAGTTTGCACCAGATGGCCATTTACCTCGGCGTGATCATCGGCGGGTTCGGCGGTTACATCGCCGCCAATCCAAACCTTGGCTGGCGGTTGGCCTTCACGGCCAGCGGCGTTGGCGGAATGCTCTACGCCATCCCGCTGGTATTGTTCCTCCGCGATGCAGAGAACTCGAATGAACGCCAAGCGGCGCCAAAGATCTCCCCGTTCGCTGCCGGCCGCGCGTTGTTCGCCAACGTGTCGTTTCTGCTGTTGATCTTGTACTTCACTCTGCCAGCAATGGCTGGGTGGGTGGTGCGCGATTGGATGCCGGCGATCCTCCAAAAGGAGTTCAAGATCGACCAAGGTCTGGCCGGCGTATCGGCAACGCTCTACTGGCAGGTGGCCGCCATTATCGGTGTTGCGATTGGCGGTTGGTTGGCCGACTACTGGATGCAAACCAACTACCGCGGCCGGATCTACGTGAGCGCGATCGGCATGTGCCTGATCGTGGCGGCGATCTTTGGCGTGGGCAACGCCGGATCGCTGACCGTGGCAATCGCGTTTCTGGTCGTATTCGGCCTCGGCTGGGGCTTTTTTGACTGCAACAACATGCCGATCCTGTCGCAGATCGTCGGCCCGCATTTGCGGGCGACCGGCTATGGCATCATGAACTTTTTCAGCATCAGCATCGGCGGGCTAGCCGACTGGGGCTTCGGTATCCTGCGCGATCGACAAGTGCCGCTGAGCGTCATCTTCGGCGTTTTTGCCAGCCTCGCGATCGTATCCGTATTTCTGGTACTGCTCATTCGACCCCGACCCGAACTCGCTGCCCGAGAGAACGCGTCATGA
- a CDS encoding dihydrodipicolinate synthase family protein translates to MTIRLHGLVAATHTPFHSDGQLNLDIIERQAEHLIRNRVKTVFIGGSTGESHSLTIDERLALARRWSEVACDAGLRLVVHVGSNCLADARALAAQAQQLRADAIAALSPSYFKPKSLDALVACCADIAGAAPSTPFYFYDIPALSGVQFSMPEFLIVAADRIPTLAGIKFTNPDLMAFQNCLHTHGGRFDIPWGVDEYLLAALAVGAVGGVGSSYNFAAPVYNRIIAAVERGDLAAARADQYRSVRLIELLASFGYMAAAKAVMGLLGVEVGPARLPHANLSAEQQSQLRASLERLDFFTWIRP, encoded by the coding sequence ATGACCATCCGGTTGCACGGCCTCGTCGCCGCCACCCACACCCCGTTCCACTCCGATGGCCAACTCAATCTCGACATTATCGAGCGGCAGGCCGAACACCTGATTCGTAACCGTGTGAAGACCGTGTTCATCGGCGGCAGCACCGGCGAAAGCCATTCTTTGACGATCGACGAGCGACTCGCGCTCGCCCGGCGGTGGAGCGAAGTCGCATGCGACGCCGGGTTGCGTCTGGTGGTTCACGTCGGTTCGAACTGCTTGGCCGACGCTCGCGCGTTGGCGGCACAGGCTCAGCAGCTTCGCGCGGACGCGATCGCCGCCTTGTCGCCTAGCTACTTCAAGCCCAAATCGCTTGACGCGCTCGTCGCCTGCTGCGCCGATATTGCTGGCGCCGCCCCTAGTACGCCATTCTACTTTTACGACATCCCGGCGCTGTCCGGCGTGCAGTTTTCGATGCCAGAGTTTCTGATCGTCGCGGCCGATCGCATTCCGACGCTGGCTGGCATCAAGTTCACGAACCCCGACCTGATGGCCTTTCAGAACTGCCTTCACACGCATGGGGGCCGGTTCGATATACCGTGGGGCGTCGATGAGTACCTGTTGGCGGCGCTGGCGGTTGGCGCGGTCGGCGGCGTTGGCAGCAGTTACAACTTTGCCGCCCCCGTCTACAACCGGATCATCGCCGCCGTCGAGCGCGGTGATCTTGCGGCTGCGCGAGCCGACCAGTACCGATCGGTGCGACTCATCGAACTGCTGGCCAGCTTCGGATATATGGCGGCGGCCAAAGCGGTCATGGGCCTTCTCGGTGTCGAGGTTGGACCTGCACGACTCCCGCACGCGAATCTCTCCGCAGAGCAACAATCGCAGCTACGAGCGAGCCTCGAACGCCTCGATTTCTTTACTTGGATCCGGCCGTGA
- a CDS encoding AGE family epimerase/isomerase, translating to MTPAYRSTLAAVYRDSLLDDVIPFWLRHGIDQEHGGYLTALDRDGTVIDTDKSIWFQGRGAWMFATFYNSVEENPEWLDAARSGINFLRRHGAGPGGKLYFTVTRDGRPLRMRRYAYSESFAAIANAAYARATGDGQAAADAVSHFASFLSHSFAASTMAPKVDPATRPTIGIGPLMICIATAQELRENIGEVEVNGRTCTEWIDWAIERIERLFVKAEYEVVMEQVGPNGEIIDHFDGRQLNPGHAIECAWFILHEGSLRDDSRLVRLGLTMLNWMWKRGWDAELGGIYYFRDLRGLPVQEYWHDMKFWWPHCEAIIATLLAWTLTGDETYTHWHRQVHDWSFAHFPDPEFGEWFGYLHRDGQVSAPLKGNMWKGPFHLPRMLWYCWRLLEARE from the coding sequence ATCACGCCCGCATACCGATCGACGCTCGCGGCCGTGTACCGCGACAGCTTGCTCGACGACGTGATCCCCTTTTGGTTGCGGCACGGCATCGACCAAGAACATGGCGGTTACCTCACTGCCCTCGACCGGGATGGAACGGTGATCGATACCGACAAGTCGATCTGGTTTCAGGGACGCGGGGCATGGATGTTCGCCACCTTTTACAACAGCGTCGAAGAGAATCCAGAGTGGCTCGACGCCGCGCGGAGCGGCATCAATTTTCTGCGGCGTCATGGCGCTGGCCCCGGTGGCAAGTTGTACTTCACCGTCACGCGAGACGGCCGGCCGCTGCGGATGCGGCGGTATGCTTACAGCGAGTCGTTCGCCGCCATCGCCAATGCCGCTTACGCGCGTGCGACTGGCGATGGCCAAGCCGCCGCCGACGCCGTGTCGCACTTTGCTTCTTTTCTGAGCCATTCGTTCGCCGCGAGCACGATGGCGCCGAAGGTCGATCCAGCGACTCGCCCGACAATCGGCATTGGCCCGCTGATGATCTGCATTGCCACCGCGCAAGAACTGCGTGAGAACATCGGCGAGGTGGAGGTGAATGGACGAACATGCACCGAGTGGATCGACTGGGCGATCGAACGAATTGAACGGCTATTCGTGAAGGCCGAGTACGAGGTCGTCATGGAGCAAGTCGGTCCAAACGGTGAGATCATCGACCACTTTGACGGACGGCAACTGAACCCCGGCCATGCGATTGAGTGCGCGTGGTTTATCCTGCACGAAGGCAGCCTGCGCGACGACTCACGCCTAGTGCGGCTGGGGCTGACGATGCTCAACTGGATGTGGAAGCGCGGCTGGGACGCAGAACTTGGCGGAATCTACTACTTCCGCGACCTGCGGGGATTGCCGGTGCAGGAGTACTGGCACGACATGAAATTCTGGTGGCCACACTGCGAGGCGATCATTGCCACTTTGCTCGCCTGGACGCTGACAGGTGATGAGACATATACCCACTGGCACCGGCAGGTCCACGACTGGAGCTTTGCTCACTTCCCCGACCCAGAGTTCGGCGAGTGGTTCGGCTACCTGCACCGTGACGGTCAGGTGTCGGCGCCACTCAAGGGGAACATGTGGAAGGGGCCATTCCACCTGCCGAGGATGCTTTGGTACTGCTGGCGGTTGTTGGAGGCTCGCGAATGA
- a CDS encoding glycoside hydrolase, with product MIHDCRLTLLFLILLLTPTSVLGGEPEVVDVYVPKVDGFASIRIPSVVVSKQGTVLALAEGRAADADQAKNKIILKRSTDGGKSWGKVTVIAEDGDKALNNPCAVVERESGQVLLMFQSYPAGIAERSGEIMPGYEGERVVRNWLITSDDDGLTWTMPRDITRETKREQIVTTIAGGPGIGIQLRHGKHAGRLLMPFNEGPYGLWNIYAVYSDDQGKTWAMGDVAPGGLINAGKNKKTSTVNEAQFVELIDGSIRFNVRRWSGKPVRKTCVSGDGGGTWSKVEDVPGLADPGCMGSVLRYTDSADGAKSRILFSGPQGAKRENGTVFVSYDEGKTWPVKRVLCQGGFAYSCLTALPNGAIGCLYEAEGTSKIVFARFTLEWLTRGNDILADGQR from the coding sequence GTGATCCACGACTGCCGCCTGACGTTGCTATTCCTAATACTGCTACTGACGCCGACGTCGGTTCTTGGCGGTGAACCTGAAGTCGTGGATGTGTATGTGCCGAAAGTCGACGGATTTGCGTCGATCCGCATCCCGTCGGTCGTGGTCAGCAAGCAAGGCACGGTTCTCGCCTTGGCTGAAGGGAGGGCCGCCGATGCCGACCAGGCCAAGAACAAAATCATCCTGAAACGCAGCACCGACGGCGGCAAGTCGTGGGGCAAGGTCACGGTCATCGCGGAAGACGGCGACAAAGCGCTCAACAACCCGTGCGCCGTAGTCGAGCGTGAAAGCGGTCAGGTGCTACTCATGTTTCAGTCGTACCCGGCGGGTATTGCCGAGCGCAGCGGCGAGATCATGCCTGGCTACGAAGGGGAGCGGGTCGTGCGTAACTGGCTCATCACCAGCGACGATGACGGCCTGACGTGGACCATGCCGCGCGACATCACGCGAGAGACGAAGCGGGAGCAGATTGTCACGACGATCGCGGGCGGGCCGGGCATCGGCATCCAGCTTCGGCACGGAAAGCACGCCGGCCGCCTTCTGATGCCGTTCAACGAGGGACCCTATGGCCTGTGGAACATCTACGCCGTCTACAGCGACGACCAAGGTAAAACCTGGGCAATGGGCGATGTGGCGCCAGGCGGCCTGATTAACGCTGGCAAGAACAAAAAAACCAGCACCGTGAACGAGGCGCAGTTCGTGGAATTGATCGATGGTTCGATCCGGTTCAACGTCCGCCGCTGGTCGGGTAAGCCGGTGCGGAAGACATGCGTCAGCGGCGATGGCGGCGGTACTTGGTCGAAGGTGGAAGACGTCCCAGGCCTCGCCGATCCAGGCTGCATGGGATCGGTGTTGCGATACACTGACTCGGCGGACGGGGCCAAGAGCCGCATTTTGTTTTCGGGGCCGCAAGGCGCCAAGCGTGAGAATGGCACAGTGTTCGTCAGCTACGACGAGGGCAAGACTTGGCCGGTGAAGCGGGTGCTGTGCCAGGGCGGCTTTGCGTACTCCTGCCTGACGGCGCTGCCAAACGGAGCGATCGGGTGCTTGTACGAAGCGGAAGGAACGAGCAAGATCGTCTTCGCACGCTTCACGCTCGAATGGCTGACCCGCGGCAACGACATTCTGGCGGACGGACAGCGATAA